One region of Catenuloplanes indicus genomic DNA includes:
- a CDS encoding TetR/AcrR family transcriptional regulator, with product MSPRAADPEVRTKLVEAAGRILGEEGPAALTSRRLAAEVGTSTMAVFSRFRSMAEIHRAVREEGFARLHAELDALPRADDPVAGLVAACDVLFAVGVRNPHLYRAMFVERPPEADDLGVGTYTRLVALVRRCVGAGRFPAAGGLPAAPEVWAAQLWSMRHGLVTMAIAGLLPPGQVRFVLDDMTLRLLIGYGDDPARARVSVSAGRAEA from the coding sequence ATGAGCCCACGCGCCGCGGACCCGGAGGTCCGTACGAAACTGGTCGAGGCCGCCGGCCGGATCCTGGGCGAGGAAGGGCCGGCCGCGCTCACCAGCCGCCGCCTCGCCGCCGAGGTCGGCACCTCGACGATGGCCGTGTTCAGCCGCTTCCGGAGCATGGCCGAGATCCACCGTGCGGTCCGCGAGGAGGGTTTCGCCCGCCTGCACGCGGAGCTGGACGCGCTGCCCCGCGCCGACGACCCGGTCGCCGGCCTGGTCGCCGCCTGCGACGTGCTCTTCGCCGTCGGTGTGCGCAACCCGCATCTCTACCGCGCGATGTTCGTCGAACGCCCACCGGAGGCCGACGACCTCGGCGTCGGGACGTACACGCGGCTGGTCGCGCTGGTCCGCCGCTGCGTCGGCGCCGGCCGGTTCCCGGCGGCCGGTGGGCTGCCCGCGGCGCCGGAGGTGTGGGCCGCGCAGCTGTGGAGCATGCGGCACGGTCTGGTGACCATGGCGATCGCCGGACTGCTCCCGCCCGGTCAGGTGCGGTTCGTGCTCGACGACATGACGCTGCGGCTGCTGATCGGCTACGGCGACGACCCGGCGCGCGCCCGGGTCTCCGTCTCCGCCGGGAGGGCCGAGGCATGA
- a CDS encoding DUF3159 domain-containing protein, producing MSTRFDELWERAGGFAGLVQSSLPPVALVAANGLWGLHPAIAVAAGVALAVAVWRAFRGQSLRPAAGGLAGVVIAGSLAARSGEARDFFLADIAWYGVAAVLLAISIMVRRPLVGVLWSVLRGAGPSWRHDPVSLHGYDLATAVLAAVFATRFAVLYRFYAQDEVGWLTVSKILLNHPLWALAIWAARRSDRRLAYCTT from the coding sequence ATGAGCACGCGGTTCGACGAGCTGTGGGAACGTGCCGGGGGATTCGCGGGTCTCGTGCAGTCGTCGCTGCCACCGGTCGCGCTGGTCGCGGCGAACGGGTTGTGGGGCCTCCACCCCGCGATCGCGGTCGCGGCCGGCGTGGCGCTGGCCGTGGCGGTGTGGCGCGCGTTCCGCGGTCAGTCGCTGCGGCCCGCGGCCGGTGGCCTCGCCGGCGTGGTGATCGCCGGTTCGCTGGCCGCCCGCAGTGGTGAGGCCCGTGACTTCTTCCTGGCCGACATCGCCTGGTACGGCGTGGCCGCCGTGCTCCTGGCGATCTCGATCATGGTTCGCCGTCCGCTGGTCGGCGTGCTCTGGAGCGTGCTACGCGGTGCCGGACCGTCCTGGCGGCACGACCCGGTCTCGCTGCACGGCTACGATCTCGCCACCGCCGTGCTCGCCGCGGTCTTCGCCACCCGCTTCGCGGTGCTGTACCGGTTCTACGCGCAGGACGAGGTCGGCTGGCTGACGGTCTCGAAGATCCTGCTGAACCATCCGCTGTGGGCGCTCGCGATCTGGGCCGCCCGCCGCTCCGATCGCCGCCTGGCGTACTGCACGACCTGA
- a CDS encoding nitroreductase family deazaflavin-dependent oxidoreductase: MPLTGEYAPSPSDYAREQAETFEASDGAERGDLRGKPIIVLTSVGAKSGKLRKTPLMRVEHDGRYAVVASLGGAPKHPVWYYNLIAHPHVELQDGDEKHDYDAREVHGAERAEWWERACEAWPDYAMYQTKTERVIPVFVLERRSA, encoded by the coding sequence ATGCCATTGACCGGAGAGTACGCACCCAGCCCGTCCGACTACGCACGCGAGCAGGCCGAGACGTTCGAGGCGTCGGACGGCGCGGAGCGCGGTGACCTGCGTGGTAAGCCGATCATCGTGCTGACCTCGGTCGGCGCGAAGAGCGGCAAGCTGCGCAAGACACCGCTGATGCGGGTCGAGCACGACGGGCGGTACGCGGTGGTGGCCTCGCTCGGCGGCGCACCCAAGCACCCGGTCTGGTACTACAACCTGATCGCGCACCCGCACGTCGAGCTGCAGGACGGCGACGAGAAGCACGACTACGACGCGCGCGAGGTGCACGGCGCCGAGCGGGCGGAGTGGTGGGAGCGTGCCTGCGAGGCCTGGCCGGACTACGCGATGTACCAGACGAAGACCGAGCGCGTGATCCCGGTCTTCGTCCTGGAGCGACGCTCGGCGTAG